The following are encoded in a window of Lactobacillus acidophilus genomic DNA:
- a CDS encoding GH25 family lysozyme — protein sequence MSLKKRFITKLAFVTMLSVAGVSAATAVQPHTNTVHASTTSVAARSLGVDVASYQNADLSPHASSGAKFAIVKVSEGTNYRNPKASGQVASARSQNMMPMGYHFATFSANSALARSEANFAVASAKAVGLAPGSYLACDYESGDGNNINMGKNPTANAIIAFMSQVKAAGYKPLLYASSSVLRNNINTNAVVAKFPNSLWVASYAVSGRIDNPNFSYFPSMKGVSIWQFTDNWRGLNVDGNINVLPLSTSNSAVSQAPKKSSAKARVLKHAAHVYDKHGKRKKNRKTLKKNTTVTTHGKKKTINGKKYYRIGKNAYIKAANLY from the coding sequence TTGTCACTCAAAAAGAGATTTATTACAAAATTAGCGTTTGTTACTATGCTTTCAGTTGCAGGTGTTAGTGCTGCAACTGCTGTTCAACCACATACTAATACTGTTCACGCTTCAACTACTTCAGTTGCTGCTCGTTCACTTGGCGTTGACGTTGCCAGTTACCAAAATGCGGACTTATCTCCACATGCTAGTTCAGGTGCTAAATTTGCGATTGTCAAAGTGAGTGAAGGTACTAATTATAGAAACCCTAAAGCTAGCGGTCAAGTTGCCAGTGCACGTTCTCAAAACATGATGCCAATGGGTTACCACTTTGCTACTTTCAGTGCAAACAGTGCTTTAGCTAGAAGTGAAGCAAATTTTGCTGTTGCGTCAGCTAAGGCCGTTGGTCTGGCACCAGGTTCATATCTTGCTTGTGACTATGAATCAGGCGATGGTAACAACATTAACATGGGTAAGAATCCTACTGCTAACGCAATTATTGCTTTCATGAGTCAAGTTAAGGCAGCTGGCTACAAGCCGCTTTTATACGCTAGTTCATCTGTATTAAGAAATAACATTAATACTAATGCAGTCGTTGCTAAATTCCCTAACAGCTTGTGGGTAGCTTCATATGCTGTTTCAGGTCGTATTGATAATCCAAACTTTAGCTACTTCCCATCAATGAAGGGCGTTTCAATTTGGCAATTTACTGATAACTGGCGTGGACTCAACGTAGATGGTAACATCAATGTTTTACCACTTAGCACTTCAAATAGCGCTGTTTCTCAAGCTCCCAAAAAGAGCAGTGCAAAAGCACGTGTATTGAAGCACGCAGCTCACGTTTACGACAAGCATGGTAAGCGTAAGAAGAATCGTAAGACTTTGAAGAAGAATACTACA
- a CDS encoding putative polysaccharide biosynthesis protein, translating to MNKKILSGSFWLSFGSIVSRILGVVYLIPWLIMLGSYHNQLNAQALFNSSYTPYALFLSIGTAGLPSVIAREVSQLNSQNRYKDSLYITKLGLIIMLVMGLACGILLYATAPIIAKNSPVDSVASATISIRVLVPAVIILPSMSMVRGWFQGNNDMKPYGISQLWEQFARILFILLSTLLVIEVFHHNYVTAVYFSVFGACVGAIASYLYLFAYMRKKWGYYKGLIEKSKPRALNNVYRSLLNLWYASIPFVLLGSFITVTQLVDQLLFKQILISFNHMSSQYVSYLYTIFSANPSKITTVIISLATAVSETSLPLLAGLKYKSKDNQGSIKKLLLENYRLLLFVLLPLVSLAAFASSPIYTVLFSHDSLGAYYLVENIVQSLLAGLVMNSLTLLLALNMNKLAVGYMIWGIIVKIVLQVPMTMFMSADGAILSTDIAFLLVIVLSYHKLDKTYDVNLHSLLPIVVVNEIYIILLFIYQLLIGYHFNSLGRMGSFIYLAIFGLVFLGIYILLANVMGTSETIFGKKIGYRYYRYKHFE from the coding sequence TTGAATAAAAAAATCCTGTCCGGTTCATTTTGGCTATCATTTGGTAGTATCGTCTCTAGAATTCTAGGAGTTGTTTATTTAATTCCATGGCTTATCATGCTTGGCAGCTACCATAATCAGCTAAATGCGCAGGCGTTATTCAATTCATCTTATACGCCATATGCGCTTTTCTTATCTATTGGTACTGCGGGCTTACCTTCAGTTATTGCCCGGGAAGTATCACAATTAAATTCTCAGAATAGATATAAAGACAGCCTATATATTACAAAATTAGGCTTAATTATCATGCTTGTAATGGGATTAGCATGTGGTATTTTGTTATACGCTACTGCTCCTATAATTGCTAAGAATAGTCCAGTAGATTCAGTAGCTAGTGCTACTATTTCTATCCGCGTATTGGTTCCAGCTGTAATTATTTTGCCATCAATGAGTATGGTAAGAGGATGGTTTCAGGGGAACAACGATATGAAGCCATACGGCATTTCCCAATTATGGGAACAATTTGCGCGCATTCTATTTATTCTTTTATCTACTTTATTAGTGATCGAAGTTTTTCATCATAATTATGTGACAGCAGTTTATTTTAGTGTATTCGGTGCATGTGTGGGTGCTATTGCCAGTTATTTGTATCTTTTTGCGTATATGCGCAAGAAGTGGGGATACTATAAGGGGTTAATTGAAAAAAGTAAACCACGGGCTTTAAACAATGTTTATCGAAGCTTGCTTAATCTTTGGTATGCATCAATACCATTTGTTTTACTTGGTTCATTCATTACTGTTACGCAATTAGTTGATCAACTTTTATTCAAGCAGATTTTGATTAGTTTTAACCATATGAGTAGCCAATATGTGAGCTATTTGTATACCATATTTTCAGCTAATCCAAGTAAGATCACCACAGTAATAATTTCTCTTGCTACAGCAGTTTCTGAGACTAGTTTGCCACTTTTAGCTGGTCTTAAGTATAAGTCCAAGGATAATCAAGGAAGCATTAAAAAGCTGCTTTTAGAGAACTATCGCCTTCTTCTTTTTGTATTACTTCCGTTAGTGTCACTTGCAGCATTTGCTTCTTCGCCAATTTATACAGTACTATTTTCTCATGATAGTTTGGGTGCTTATTATTTGGTGGAAAACATTGTACAAAGTCTATTAGCCGGCCTTGTGATGAACTCATTAACTTTGCTTCTAGCACTTAATATGAACAAATTGGCTGTTGGTTATATGATTTGGGGAATTATTGTCAAGATTGTATTACAGGTTCCTATGACGATGTTTATGAGTGCAGATGGTGCAATTCTTTCAACTGATATTGCCTTCTTACTTGTAATCGTGCTTAGTTATCATAAGCTTGATAAAACATATGATGTTAACTTGCATAGCTTGCTGCCGATTGTTGTAGTAAATGAAATCTACATTATCTTATTATTTATTTACCAACTTTTAATTGGATATCATTTCAATAGTTTAGGAAGAATGGGAAGCTTCATCTATTTAGCAATCTTCGGTTTAGTATTCCTAGGAATTTATATCTTACTTGCTAATGTAATGGGGACTAGCGAGACAATTTTTGGCAAAAAGATCGGTTACCGCTATTATCGTTATAAACATTTTGAATAG
- a CDS encoding ABC transporter permease yields MHKNILWKDAFQAITHSLGRYIAIILLMGLGTFAFVGLKMTGPDMRATGNDFFTKHNLADVTVTSNYGINSTDRMTIRNLPEVKQASFGYFQDVKTKQTKDTLRVFSQSNNISSYELIKGHLPNNKNEIALSYLLKRKYHLDQKITFEKPGILKNRTYKIVGFVKSSEFLDKNQIGQTNIGNGHLTSIAVTTHNAFASPVYQVSRVTFKNTDNLSPFSVTYRNYVYRDQKKLQDALNQNRADKYQKYVQLYQNQYRKQAAEKMMKRGIPISPGDIKVPKSKIKIAYPSYTISSREESQGYSSYRADSERVEVLANVFPVFLFAVAALVSLTTMMRFVEEERTNIGTLKALGYGNGAIAIKFLLYSTSAAVIGVAIGASLGYTFLPNLIIKAYLANSTLGTGYQLNFAWKPLLISLTVALISTTVVSMFTLHETLKEKPSALLLPKPPKNGSRILLERIPWLWKHMNFSAKVTARNIFRYKSRMLMTILGVAGCTGLLVMGFGIRDSLQGIGNIQYSTIQKNDVIALKSSNVTKNDQQKLNNLFKEKDIKTTTAVQYQQLKKHINSTGSTENIMLIAPKSTKDFRKSINLRERQSKKKLALPNDGVVISEKLANILHAKKGSTISLTNNHGKTYRFKVSGICEMYLGHYIFMNQKEYQRTVGNYHVNAYLVTARKRNLINKVSRQLVQTAAIETVISNSSNRNLLGSFTGSLNEVIFILILISGMLAIVVIYNLTNINVAERIREISTIKVLGFYNNETTMYIYRETIILSGIGIIVGFGFGWWLHHFIITSLPPDIAMFDPNMYPLNFVFSALIPALITAVLAIVVHHKIKSINMLDALSSID; encoded by the coding sequence ATGCACAAAAACATTTTATGGAAAGACGCTTTTCAAGCCATAACGCATTCACTTGGCCGTTATATTGCCATTATTTTACTGATGGGGCTGGGTACATTTGCTTTTGTAGGTTTAAAAATGACTGGTCCTGATATGCGAGCAACTGGTAATGATTTTTTTACTAAGCATAATCTTGCTGATGTCACAGTTACTTCCAACTACGGCATTAATTCAACAGATCGAATGACCATTCGGAATTTACCTGAAGTTAAACAAGCAAGCTTTGGCTATTTTCAAGATGTAAAAACTAAGCAAACTAAAGATACGTTACGTGTATTTTCTCAATCAAACAATATTTCAAGTTATGAATTGATTAAAGGTCACTTACCCAATAATAAAAATGAGATTGCATTATCTTATTTGCTTAAAAGGAAATATCATTTAGATCAAAAAATCACTTTTGAAAAGCCTGGTATTCTAAAAAATAGAACCTATAAAATCGTAGGCTTTGTTAAGTCGAGCGAATTCTTAGATAAAAATCAAATTGGTCAAACTAATATTGGTAATGGTCATTTAACAAGCATTGCAGTTACTACCCATAACGCTTTTGCGTCTCCTGTTTACCAAGTTTCACGTGTAACTTTTAAAAATACGGATAATTTAAGTCCCTTTAGCGTAACTTATCGTAATTACGTTTATCGAGATCAAAAGAAATTACAAGATGCGTTAAATCAAAATCGTGCTGATAAGTATCAAAAATACGTGCAGCTTTATCAAAATCAATATCGTAAACAAGCTGCTGAAAAAATGATGAAGCGGGGCATTCCAATCAGCCCAGGTGATATTAAAGTTCCAAAAAGCAAAATAAAAATTGCTTATCCAAGTTACACAATCAGTAGCCGTGAAGAAAGTCAGGGCTACTCATCTTATCGTGCCGATTCAGAACGCGTGGAAGTATTAGCTAATGTCTTCCCTGTCTTCTTATTCGCGGTCGCTGCTTTAGTCAGCTTAACTACCATGATGCGTTTTGTAGAAGAAGAACGTACCAATATCGGTACCTTAAAAGCTTTAGGCTATGGCAATGGTGCTATTGCAATCAAGTTTTTACTTTACAGTACTTCAGCTGCTGTTATCGGAGTCGCAATTGGTGCTAGTTTAGGGTATACATTCTTACCTAACTTAATTATCAAAGCATATTTAGCTAATTCTACTTTAGGAACAGGCTATCAGCTAAATTTTGCGTGGAAGCCTCTCCTCATTTCACTAACAGTTGCATTAATTTCAACTACAGTCGTTTCAATGTTTACGCTTCATGAAACTTTAAAGGAAAAGCCTTCTGCATTACTTTTACCTAAACCACCTAAAAATGGCTCAAGGATTCTTCTTGAGCGCATTCCTTGGTTATGGAAGCATATGAATTTTTCAGCAAAAGTTACAGCTCGTAATATTTTTCGTTATAAGAGCAGAATGCTAATGACGATTTTGGGTGTAGCTGGTTGTACCGGACTGCTAGTTATGGGATTTGGTATTCGTGATTCACTTCAAGGCATTGGTAACATTCAATATTCAACCATTCAAAAAAATGATGTGATCGCTCTAAAAAGTTCCAATGTTACTAAAAATGATCAGCAAAAATTAAACAATCTTTTTAAAGAAAAAGATATTAAAACTACAACTGCTGTTCAATATCAGCAATTGAAAAAACATATTAATTCAACTGGTTCAACCGAAAATATTATGTTGATCGCACCAAAATCCACTAAAGACTTCCGCAAGTCGATCAACCTAAGAGAACGTCAAAGCAAGAAAAAATTAGCTTTACCTAACGATGGAGTAGTAATTTCCGAAAAATTAGCTAATATTTTACATGCTAAAAAAGGTTCCACAATTTCGTTAACAAACAATCATGGCAAAACCTATCGCTTCAAGGTTAGCGGAATTTGTGAAATGTACTTAGGTCATTATATTTTCATGAATCAAAAAGAATATCAAAGGACTGTGGGCAATTATCACGTAAACGCGTATTTAGTTACTGCACGTAAGCGAAACTTAATCAATAAAGTTAGTCGCCAATTAGTTCAAACTGCAGCAATTGAAACGGTTATTTCTAACTCATCAAATAGAAATCTTTTAGGTAGTTTTACTGGCAGTCTAAATGAAGTTATCTTTATTTTGATTTTAATTTCAGGGATGCTTGCCATAGTTGTCATCTACAATTTAACCAACATCAATGTCGCTGAACGAATTCGCGAAATTTCTACAATTAAAGTGTTAGGCTTCTACAATAATGAAACTACTATGTATATTTATCGTGAAACGATCATTTTATCCGGTATTGGAATTATTGTGGGCTTTGGCTTTGGTTGGTGGTTGCATCACTTCATTATTACTAGTCTGCCACCAGATATTGCGATGTTTGATCCGAATATGTATCCACTAAACTTCGTATTCTCTGCGCTAATTCCTGCCCTTATTACTGCAGTTTTAGCAATTGTCGTACACCATAAAATTAAGAGCATTAATATGTTAGATGCTTTGTCATCAATCGATTAA
- a CDS encoding ABC transporter ATP-binding protein gives MAYIEIKNNTKTYQSGNTTIYANKDISFSVNKGELVIILGSSGAGKSTLLNILGGMEPNTSGDVIVAGQNIAGYNAKQLTTYRRNDIGFVFQFYNLIPNLTAKENVELAAQIVPNAMSGDEALKQVDLANRANNFPAQLSGGEQQRVAIARAIAKKPALLLCDEPTGALDYQTGKRILKILQNMSRKNGSTVLIVTHNAAIAPIADKVIRIHDGSVKDIKINKKPADISTIEW, from the coding sequence ATGGCTTATATAGAAATTAAAAATAATACCAAAACTTATCAATCGGGCAATACGACTATCTATGCTAATAAAGATATCTCTTTTTCTGTAAATAAAGGCGAGTTAGTCATCATTCTTGGCTCATCGGGTGCTGGGAAGTCTACTTTGCTTAACATCCTTGGAGGAATGGAACCTAATACCAGCGGAGACGTAATCGTAGCTGGTCAAAATATCGCAGGTTATAACGCCAAACAACTAACTACCTATCGTAGAAATGATATTGGTTTTGTCTTCCAGTTTTACAACTTAATTCCTAATCTAACTGCTAAAGAGAATGTGGAACTGGCTGCTCAAATTGTACCGAACGCAATGAGTGGTGACGAAGCTCTTAAACAAGTTGATTTAGCAAATCGTGCTAATAATTTTCCAGCTCAATTATCCGGTGGTGAACAGCAACGAGTAGCAATTGCCCGAGCCATTGCTAAAAAACCTGCTTTGCTTTTATGTGACGAGCCAACAGGGGCATTAGATTATCAAACTGGTAAAAGAATTTTGAAGATTTTACAAAACATGAGTCGGAAAAATGGTTCTACAGTTTTAATCGTTACCCATAACGCTGCTATCGCACCAATTGCTGATAAAGTTATTCGTATTCATGATGGTAGTGTTAAAGATATTAAAATTAATAAAAAGCCTGCTGATATAAGTACAATTGAATGGTAG
- a CDS encoding PTS sugar transporter subunit IIC, with protein sequence MVDKLASLLLKIRRLSVFRVFQRTLVMLMPIAIIGAYFKMMQDVVFSPDSFIYNIFNFDETIPDHIWYAGAFISGGFTRVTFGLFGLYAAYFAARYTARLYHKDSTLAGMAAVIVIMFCAYANNIGNNGIDRSPFSSSLLKVNTLLLSLLIGYGVGQIFHWLGKDHEIISYEHTSRIRQRAWNALLPTSVSVFCGMILGVIIYELQIKILSSGTFKSLVAQVQGSNNVFEIIPLLVVVMLLSWLGIGYPLTALSNSVTTPAATANLNFALKHGEAWNVPHKFLGSSLVYPYATMGGASIFLALIVIVLITNNKSKEDDNIAKANLLPVMFNSNWGFAVGMPVILNPILFLPFLIIPVVNVSLAAIAICFHIISPCVYPVLKGTPGILVSFFGSNGNWVNLIFSIILFILDIVMFIPISLLSQKIEKELKVYEQKNN encoded by the coding sequence ATGGTAGATAAATTAGCAAGTTTATTGTTGAAAATAAGAAGGTTATCAGTATTTAGAGTGTTTCAAAGGACACTTGTTATGTTGATGCCAATTGCAATTATTGGTGCATACTTCAAGATGATGCAGGATGTAGTATTTTCACCGGATAGTTTTATTTACAATATTTTTAATTTCGATGAAACAATACCCGATCATATTTGGTATGCAGGTGCATTTATCAGTGGCGGTTTTACACGAGTGACTTTTGGGTTATTTGGTCTATACGCCGCTTATTTTGCTGCACGTTATACTGCACGTTTATATCATAAGGATTCAACTTTGGCAGGAATGGCTGCAGTGATTGTAATTATGTTTTGTGCTTATGCCAATAACATAGGAAATAATGGGATAGATCGCTCGCCATTTTCATCAAGCTTGTTAAAAGTTAATACGCTACTTCTGTCATTATTAATTGGATATGGTGTGGGACAAATTTTTCATTGGCTAGGCAAGGATCATGAAATAATTAGTTATGAACACACTAGTCGCATCCGACAAAGAGCGTGGAATGCACTTTTGCCAACAAGTGTATCAGTTTTCTGTGGCATGATTTTGGGTGTAATTATATATGAACTACAAATAAAAATTTTGAGTTCTGGCACTTTTAAGTCTTTGGTAGCACAAGTTCAAGGCTCAAATAATGTTTTTGAAATTATTCCATTATTAGTAGTTGTGATGCTGCTTAGTTGGTTAGGAATTGGCTATCCTTTAACAGCTTTATCTAACTCTGTCACTACACCGGCAGCAACAGCTAACTTGAATTTTGCTTTGAAACATGGAGAAGCATGGAATGTACCGCATAAATTCTTAGGTAGCTCATTAGTCTATCCGTACGCTACGATGGGTGGAGCTAGTATATTTTTAGCATTAATTGTAATTGTGTTGATAACTAATAATAAATCTAAAGAAGACGATAATATTGCTAAGGCTAATTTGCTTCCGGTAATGTTTAATTCTAATTGGGGCTTTGCGGTAGGGATGCCAGTCATTTTAAATCCGATTTTATTTTTACCATTTTTGATTATCCCAGTAGTTAATGTATCTTTGGCAGCAATTGCGATTTGTTTCCATATAATATCTCCATGCGTATATCCTGTATTAAAAGGAACACCTGGTATTTTAGTATCATTTTTTGGTTCTAATGGGAATTGGGTAAATTTAATTTTTTCGATTATTTTATTTATTCTTGATATTGTTATGTTTATTCCTATATCGTTATTGAGTCAAAAAATTGAGAAGGAGCTGAAGGTGTATGAGCAAAAGAATAATTAG
- a CDS encoding alpha/beta hydrolase, giving the protein MSKRIISLLKNPNVKWLAIILLLVIALSIPGYNWMKEDNRARAQRQKSVLSPVIMVPGSSATTERFNQLVNQLNLNTQNKHSVLKINVSTDGNLTYSGSVDRNDNEPFIIIGFKNNKDGYSNIKKQAAWLDEAFYAISQNYKFNNFKAFGHSNGGLIWTYWLEHYYSEYSSEIKMKRLMTLGTPYNFDENDMRYKTQMLEDLIKDKNKLPKNLVVYSLSGGKSYESDGIVPEASVAAGKYIFQNQVKSYTAMTVTGKKADHSDLPQNDQVIQIIRQYLLETNKFKNNQSPAGQAKEKDNNRGV; this is encoded by the coding sequence ATGAGCAAAAGAATAATTAGCTTGCTAAAAAATCCTAATGTAAAATGGTTAGCAATTATTTTATTACTAGTAATAGCTCTATCAATACCGGGCTATAACTGGATGAAAGAAGACAATAGGGCAAGGGCACAAAGGCAAAAGTCTGTATTGTCTCCTGTAATTATGGTACCTGGTTCTAGTGCAACTACAGAAAGATTTAATCAGTTAGTTAACCAATTGAATTTAAATACACAGAATAAGCACAGTGTTTTAAAAATTAATGTGTCGACTGATGGAAATCTAACATACTCGGGCTCAGTTGATAGGAATGATAACGAGCCATTTATCATTATTGGTTTTAAAAATAATAAAGATGGCTATAGTAATATCAAAAAACAAGCAGCTTGGTTAGATGAAGCATTTTATGCAATAAGTCAGAATTATAAATTTAATAATTTTAAGGCATTTGGTCATTCAAATGGAGGGCTAATTTGGACATACTGGCTTGAGCATTATTATTCTGAATATTCTAGTGAAATAAAGATGAAGCGATTAATGACATTAGGTACACCATATAATTTTGATGAAAATGATATGCGGTATAAAACGCAAATGCTTGAAGATCTTATTAAAGATAAAAATAAATTACCTAAAAATTTAGTTGTATATTCATTATCTGGTGGTAAAAGTTATGAATCTGATGGAATTGTCCCCGAAGCCAGTGTAGCAGCCGGAAAATATATTTTTCAAAATCAAGTTAAAAGCTATACGGCAATGACGGTAACGGGCAAAAAAGCTGATCATTCGGACTTGCCACAGAATGATCAGGTTATTCAAATCATTAGGCAATACTTGCTGGAGACAAATAAATTTAAAAATAATCAATCTCCTGCTGGACAAGCTAAAGAAAAAGACAATAATAGAGGTGTATAG
- a CDS encoding ATP-dependent Clp protease ATP-binding subunit yields the protein MAYFDNDFDNLFNELNSSFFNDDFGSRRSDNNGNSGSIPMNYSSNMSSSPRTIQQNPQQPNEKPIGVDLVEEAKNNKFDPVIGRDEQIDNVIEILSRRKKNNPVLIGPAGVGKTSIVEGLAERIAAGNVPAKMANMHIISVNINDMVAGSSLRGSFEERLKKVIDKAKSDPNIVLFIDELHNIVGAGSTDSENNNGDAANILKPALASGELKLIGATTTSEFQRIEKDPALSRRFQAVQVPEPSTDVAIKILEGLKKKYEDYHHVKYTDDSLKLAVELSERYIQGRYLPDKAIDLMDEAGAKKALLVQPTDEKSLKNQISALEAKKAEAAKAEDYDKAAEIKEKIASLESQLKSVDSKNTPEVTAKDIYQIIEQKTKIPMSELHADEAQKNLDLAKKLKKNVIDQDRAIDVITDAIARKQIFKDSDRPTGSFLLTGPTGVGKTELAKQLAIQLFGNKEHLIRLDMSEYQDEMAVNKLIGSAPGYVGYGEGGQLTEKVRHQPYSLILFDEIEKANPQVFNALLQIMDDGRLTDAQGRTVSFKDTILIMTSNAGFSDKLLEDGKVDQDKLISALENYFRPEFLNRLDAIVPFNSLTEQDMGKIINIYLKKMSHVLAKKGVTVEVSDEAKEFLAEKGYDKKFGARPLRRVVEQNLETPAAKLILREPDTKKIEFTADDKHLYLNGKAIFDISPKVEEKVKEDEAKAEGKKED from the coding sequence ATGGCATACTTTGATAATGATTTTGACAATTTATTTAACGAATTAAATAGCTCATTCTTTAACGATGATTTTGGAAGCAGAAGAAGCGATAATAACGGCAATTCTGGTTCTATTCCTATGAACTACTCAAGTAACATGAGTTCTTCACCACGTACTATTCAACAAAATCCACAACAACCAAATGAAAAGCCAATTGGTGTAGATTTAGTTGAAGAAGCTAAGAACAACAAGTTTGACCCAGTTATTGGTCGTGATGAACAAATTGATAACGTAATTGAAATTTTATCAAGACGTAAGAAGAATAATCCTGTTTTAATTGGACCTGCTGGTGTTGGTAAGACTTCTATCGTAGAAGGTTTGGCTGAAAGAATTGCCGCTGGTAATGTTCCAGCTAAGATGGCTAACATGCACATCATTTCAGTAAACATTAATGATATGGTTGCTGGCTCAAGTCTTCGTGGTAGCTTTGAAGAAAGATTAAAGAAAGTTATCGACAAGGCTAAGAGTGACCCTAACATTGTTTTATTCATTGATGAATTACACAACATTGTTGGTGCAGGTTCTACTGATTCTGAAAATAACAACGGTGACGCTGCTAACATTTTGAAACCAGCTCTTGCAAGCGGTGAATTAAAGTTAATCGGTGCTACTACTACAAGTGAATTCCAAAGAATTGAAAAGGACCCAGCTCTTTCACGTAGATTCCAAGCTGTTCAAGTTCCAGAACCTTCAACTGATGTAGCTATCAAGATTTTGGAAGGCTTGAAGAAGAAATACGAAGACTACCACCACGTAAAATACACTGATGACAGTCTTAAATTAGCTGTAGAATTATCAGAAAGATACATTCAAGGTCGTTACTTACCAGATAAAGCTATCGATTTGATGGATGAAGCTGGTGCTAAGAAGGCTTTGCTTGTACAACCAACTGATGAAAAGAGTCTTAAGAACCAAATTAGTGCTCTTGAAGCTAAGAAGGCAGAAGCTGCTAAGGCAGAAGACTATGACAAGGCTGCTGAAATCAAAGAAAAGATTGCTAGCCTTGAATCACAATTAAAGAGCGTAGATAGCAAGAATACTCCAGAAGTAACTGCAAAAGATATCTACCAAATTATTGAACAAAAGACTAAGATTCCTATGAGTGAACTTCACGCTGATGAAGCTCAAAAGAACTTAGACTTGGCTAAGAAATTAAAGAAGAACGTTATTGACCAAGATAGAGCAATTGACGTAATTACTGACGCTATCGCTCGTAAGCAAATCTTCAAAGACAGCGATCGTCCTACTGGTTCATTCTTACTTACTGGTCCTACAGGTGTTGGTAAGACTGAACTTGCTAAGCAATTAGCTATTCAATTATTTGGTAACAAGGAACACTTAATCCGTTTGGATATGAGTGAATACCAAGATGAAATGGCAGTTAACAAGTTGATTGGTTCTGCACCAGGTTACGTAGGCTATGGTGAAGGTGGTCAATTAACTGAAAAAGTTCGTCACCAACCATACTCATTGATTTTGTTTGACGAAATTGAAAAGGCTAACCCACAAGTTTTCAACGCACTTCTTCAAATTATGGATGACGGTCGTTTGACTGATGCACAAGGTAGAACTGTATCATTCAAGGATACTATCTTAATTATGACTTCAAACGCTGGATTCTCAGACAAGTTGCTTGAAGACGGTAAAGTTGATCAAGACAAGTTAATCTCAGCTCTTGAAAACTACTTCAGACCTGAATTCTTAAACCGTTTGGACGCAATCGTACCATTCAACTCACTTACTGAACAAGACATGGGTAAGATTATCAACATTTACTTGAAGAAGATGTCACATGTACTTGCTAAGAAGGGTGTAACTGTTGAAGTTTCAGATGAAGCTAAAGAATTCTTGGCAGAAAAAGGTTATGACAAGAAGTTCGGTGCTCGTCCACTTAGAAGAGTTGTTGAACAAAACCTTGAAACTCCAGCTGCTAAGTTAATCTTAAGAGAACCTGACACTAAGAAGATTGAATTCACTGCTGACGACAAGCACTTATACTTGAACGGCAAGGCAATCTTTGACATTTCTCCAAAGGTTGAAGAAAAAGTTAAGGAAGACGAAGCTAAAGCTGAAGGCAAAAAAGAAGACTAA
- the lepB gene encoding signal peptidase I, which translates to MSKQKEENESWGRFVLDIVIIWAVLMGIFFLLFRFVLSNDTVSGPSMQPSFENGQRLISVRHAQIKRGEVVIVKAPDEPGALYIKRVIGMPGEKIVSKNNQIYINNKKLSQPWLTQGKKMIDAGSDTFYSATQNFTMKSLARSRQFQQYYTKSQLNYINKYNRIPKETYFVMGDHRSVSKDSRYIGTIKRKNVVGVVKLRYWPLNEFKIY; encoded by the coding sequence ATGTCTAAACAAAAAGAAGAAAATGAATCTTGGGGCAGATTTGTCCTTGATATTGTGATTATTTGGGCCGTTTTGATGGGAATCTTTTTCCTGCTCTTTCGTTTTGTATTGAGTAACGATACTGTATCTGGCCCATCAATGCAGCCTAGTTTTGAGAATGGTCAACGTTTAATTTCTGTGCGTCATGCACAAATTAAACGTGGCGAAGTAGTCATTGTTAAAGCACCAGATGAACCAGGAGCTTTATACATTAAGCGAGTTATTGGTATGCCTGGTGAAAAGATTGTCAGCAAGAACAATCAAATCTATATTAATAACAAAAAATTGTCTCAACCATGGTTGACTCAAGGCAAAAAGATGATTGATGCTGGTAGCGATACATTCTATTCAGCTACTCAAAACTTTACAATGAAATCTCTTGCTCGATCACGCCAATTCCAGCAATATTACACTAAGTCACAATTGAATTATATTAATAAATATAATCGAATTCCTAAGGAAACATATTTTGTGATGGGTGATCATAGAAGTGTTTCAAAAGATAGTCGTTATATTGGAACGATTAAGCGTAAGAATGTTGTAGGTGTGGTAAAACTAAGATATTGGCCACTTAATGAATTTAAGATTTATTAA